In the genome of Terribacillus sp. FSL K6-0262, one region contains:
- the spoVG gene encoding septation regulator SpoVG, whose product MEVTDVRLRRVNTEGRMRAIASITMDQEFVVHDIRVIEGNNGLFVAMPSKRTPDGEFRDVAHPINSGTRSKIQDAVLQEYHRAGEEIEVEYEEAAGAS is encoded by the coding sequence ATGGAAGTAACTGACGTAAGATTACGCCGCGTTAATACCGAGGGAAGAATGCGTGCTATCGCTTCTATTACAATGGATCAAGAGTTTGTCGTACACGATATTCGTGTCATTGAAGGGAATAACGGCTTATTTGTCGCTATGCCTTCCAAACGGACACCGGATGGTGAATTCCGGGACGTAGCACATCCGATCAATTCCGGTACACGGAGTAAGATTCAGGATGCTGTACTGCAGGAATACCATCGTGCAGGAGAAGAAATAGAAGTGGAGTATGAGGAAGCGGCCGGCGCTTCTTAA